The genomic interval CATCAGCATCGGCGGCGTCTACCACGACAAGGTCTACGGCGGTGACACCCCGGGCCCGATCTGGCGCGACGCCATGGCGGGCGCGCTGGAGGACAAGCCCGCGCCGTCCTTCGACACCGTGCCGGTGGCGGACGCGGACCGCGGGCAGGGCTCGGAGAAGGCGGGCTCGGGCCGCGGCCGGGGCAAGCCGGGCGCCGGTGGCAACAAGCAGGGCGGCGGCAAGCGGAACCAGCCGCCGGGACCGGGGATCGTCGGCGGGAACTGACCGCCGGGCCTCGGCCGCACAATGAAGAGGGGGCGCCCGGACCGTTCGGTCCGGGCGCCCCCTCTTCATTCCTTTACTTACCGACTGCCGACCAGGCGTGGCGGGGGGTAGTACCCGCCGCGGATCGTGTCAGCCGGCGAGGAGCTTCTTCACCTCGGCGGAGATCCGGCCGCCCTCGGCCCGGCCGGCCACCTTCGGCTTCAGGATCTTCATGACGGCGCCCATGGCGCGCGGGCCCTCGGCGCCGCCGGCCTTGGCCTCGGCGACGGCCTCCGCGACGACGGCGGCCAGCTCCTCGTCCGACATCTGCTGCGGCAGGTAGGTGGCGAGGACCTCGCCCTCGGCCCGCTCGCGCTCGGCGGACTCGGCGCGGCCACCCTTGTCGAACGCCTCGGCGGCCTCCCGGCGCTTCTTCGCCTCGCGGGTGATGACCTTCAGCACCTCTTCGTCGGACAGCTCACGAGAGGTCTTGCCGGCGGTCTCCTCGTAGGCGATGGCGGAGAGCGTGAGGCGGAGCGTGGAGGAGCGCAGCTCGTCACGCGCCTTGATGGCGGTCGTGAGGTCGTCGTGAAGCGTGGACTTGAGCGTGGTCATGCCGCAATCTTCGCACTGCGGGACGCGGAGTGCGCCGCATTAACGACCGGTGCGCCGGGGCGGGCGGCCTCCTTACGGACAACTCCCCTGCCCTCGGGGCCCATCCGCCATCCCGTGGGTCACCCGAGGAGACGGACCGGGGTCACCGGTGCCCCGGCGGTCTGCGACCATGGGCACCATGCGCGCGCGATACGGAGTACCCCTGGGAATCACGGCGGCCGGCGCGGCAGGCATCGCCTACGCCGCCGGCTTCGAGGTCCGTTCCTTCCGCCTGCGACGGATCACGGTCCCCGTGCTGCCGCGGGGGATGCGGCCGCTGCGGGTGCTCCAGGTCTCGGACATCCACATGGTCGGCGGCCAGCGGAAGAAGCAGCGCTGGCTCCAGTCGCTGGCCGGCCTGCGCCCCGACTTCGTCATCAACACCGGCGACAACCTCTCCGACCCCGAGGGCGTCCCGGAGACCCTGGACGCGCTCGGTCCGCTGATGGAGTTCCCCGGCGCGTACGTCTTCGGCTCGAACGACTACTACGGCCCGAAGCTGCGCAACCCCGCCCGCTACCTCATGGAGAAGGCCAGCGGCCGGCACGGGCTGAACGGCAACGCCCCGGCGGTCGGTGTGATCCACAACCCCTGGGAGGAGCTGCGCGACGGCTTCGACGCGGCGGGCTGGGTCAACCTCACGAACACCCGCGGCAACCTCAAGGTCGAGGGCTACGACATCGCCCTCACCGGCCTCGACGACCCCCACATCAAGCGCGACCGGTACGCGGAGGTGACCGGCGGCCCCCAGGAGGACGCGGACTTCTCCCTGGCCGTCGTGCACGCCCCGTACCTCCGGGTGCTCGACGCCTTCACGGCCGACCGCTACCCGCTGATCCTCGCGGGCCACACCCATGGCGGACAGCTCTGCATCCCCTTCTACGGGGCGCTGGTCACCAACTGCGACATCGACACCAAGCGGGTGAAGGGCCTCTCCACCCACCAGGCCGGCGGCCACCGCTCGTACCTCCACGTCTCGGCGGGCTGCGGCACGAACCGCTACACGCCGGTCCGCTTCGCGTGTCCTCCGGAGTCCACTCTTCTTACGCTCGTGCCGCGGGACTGAGCGGCGGGGGGGCTGGGTCGGTCCGGGCCGGGGAGATCTTCCGGCCGGGGCGGAGTCCTGGGGCTCCGGGGCCCGGGGCCCCGCGCGTCCATCGCCACCCATCGGGCGCCCGGGGGGCTCAGCCCTACGCGCCCGACGTCACCTCCACCCCCGGCGGAACACCGCCACCCGTCCGGCCCGGAGGGTTCCTGGGGCACACCCGTACGGTAGGGGGATGCTCGAACCCACCCCCTCCACCGCAAACCGGCACACTGCGCCCGCCACGGCGGCCGTTCCCGCGTCCGCGGTCGTCCCGACCGCCCGCCGCCCCTTCACGGCGGCCTTCCGCGCGCTCGTGGCCTTGGCGGCGCTCACCGGCATCGTCCTGGACTCGGTCGACTCCGACGACCTCGGCCGGCTCTTCAGCTACTTCACGATCCAGTCCAACATCCTGGTGGCGGTCACCTTCGCCTGGGCGGCCCAGCGCGCCTGGACCGCGCGCCCCGCGCTCTCCCCGCGGATCACGGGCGCGGCGCTGCTCTTCATCTCGATCACGGGCCTGGTCTTCCACTTCGTGCTCTCGAACGACTCCAGCGGCTTCTCCATGACCAGCGAACGCACCCCCCTGGAGTCG from Streptomyces albireticuli carries:
- a CDS encoding GatB/YqeY domain-containing protein — translated: MTTLKSTLHDDLTTAIKARDELRSSTLRLTLSAIAYEETAGKTSRELSDEEVLKVITREAKKRREAAEAFDKGGRAESAERERAEGEVLATYLPQQMSDEELAAVVAEAVAEAKAGGAEGPRAMGAVMKILKPKVAGRAEGGRISAEVKKLLAG
- a CDS encoding metallophosphoesterase → MRARYGVPLGITAAGAAGIAYAAGFEVRSFRLRRITVPVLPRGMRPLRVLQVSDIHMVGGQRKKQRWLQSLAGLRPDFVINTGDNLSDPEGVPETLDALGPLMEFPGAYVFGSNDYYGPKLRNPARYLMEKASGRHGLNGNAPAVGVIHNPWEELRDGFDAAGWVNLTNTRGNLKVEGYDIALTGLDDPHIKRDRYAEVTGGPQEDADFSLAVVHAPYLRVLDAFTADRYPLILAGHTHGGQLCIPFYGALVTNCDIDTKRVKGLSTHQAGGHRSYLHVSAGCGTNRYTPVRFACPPESTLLTLVPRD
- a CDS encoding Pr6Pr family membrane protein, translated to MLEPTPSTANRHTAPATAAVPASAVVPTARRPFTAAFRALVALAALTGIVLDSVDSDDLGRLFSYFTIQSNILVAVTFAWAAQRAWTARPALSPRITGAALLFISITGLVFHFVLSNDSSGFSMTSERTPLESIANQLLHTVTPLAAALDWLLLTAPGGFLLRHAWQWLAYPLLYLPFALVRGALLDPGTEGRYPYPFLDVDLHGYEGIAVNAVVFGLAFYGLALVLVLLDRIRPHLRGPRNRISPLGSGPLK